One stretch of Chloroflexota bacterium DNA includes these proteins:
- a CDS encoding YraN family protein codes for MSHQRRDLGRQGEQLAADLLAREGYEIVARNWRHGAAGELDLVAVDGSCLVFVEVRTRRGVSFGTPEESVTPEKQARLFALAEAYEFEYHWEGPMRIDVVGITMSQNGQVLRINHLKDVVVAS; via the coding sequence ATGAGCCACCAGCGTCGCGATCTCGGAAGGCAGGGAGAGCAACTTGCAGCCGATCTCCTGGCCCGCGAGGGATATGAGATTGTGGCACGAAATTGGCGTCATGGAGCTGCCGGCGAGCTGGATCTGGTTGCCGTTGACGGGTCGTGCCTCGTGTTTGTCGAGGTACGCACCCGGCGGGGAGTCTCCTTTGGAACGCCGGAGGAGTCTGTCACGCCAGAAAAGCAGGCCCGTCTGTTTGCCTTGGCAGAAGCCTACGAGTTCGAGTATCATTGGGAGGGTCCAATGCGAATCGACGTCGTCGGCATTACAATGAGCCAGAATGGACAGGTGCTTCGGATCAATCATCTCAAGGATGTCGTAGT